In one window of Eggerthella guodeyinii DNA:
- the hpdA gene encoding 4-hydroxyphenylacetate decarboxylase activase, with protein MDKALIFDIQGFSVHDGPGARTLIFFAGCPLRCAWCSNPEGLELKQKVMFVSKRCKRSKYACTRCIDACPRGAVKPTGAGEGAPVAFDHDTCAACDTFECVASCYAEAVKLSGTWMGQDEVRDVILRDRKYWSDGGGVTLSGGEALMQHEFVRELARWCKEQKIHIAIETTAFAERSVFLDAMQHIDFAFIDVKHMDSERHLEKTGVRNELILGNIAALAQSDWQGRLILRMPVIREYNDTDENILALAAFMEGLGLFEANILPFHRLGDSKYTQLGKTYEYSEEKPTPETKLEHIQELFLDRGIACYVAEEVLY; from the coding sequence ATGGACAAGGCGCTCATCTTCGACATCCAGGGGTTCTCGGTGCACGACGGGCCGGGCGCGAGGACGCTTATCTTTTTCGCAGGATGCCCCCTGCGCTGCGCATGGTGCTCCAACCCCGAAGGGCTCGAGCTCAAGCAGAAGGTGATGTTCGTATCCAAGCGGTGCAAGCGCTCGAAGTACGCTTGCACGCGCTGCATCGACGCCTGTCCCCGCGGGGCCGTGAAACCGACCGGCGCCGGGGAGGGGGCGCCGGTCGCGTTCGACCACGACACATGCGCCGCGTGCGACACGTTCGAATGCGTGGCCAGCTGCTACGCCGAGGCCGTCAAGCTGTCGGGCACGTGGATGGGGCAGGACGAGGTGAGGGACGTGATCCTGCGCGACCGCAAATACTGGTCCGACGGCGGGGGCGTGACGCTCTCCGGAGGGGAGGCGCTCATGCAGCACGAGTTCGTTCGCGAGCTGGCGCGGTGGTGCAAGGAGCAGAAGATCCACATCGCCATTGAGACGACGGCCTTCGCCGAGCGCTCGGTGTTCCTGGACGCGATGCAGCACATCGACTTCGCCTTCATCGACGTCAAGCACATGGATTCGGAGAGGCATCTCGAGAAGACGGGCGTGCGCAACGAGCTGATCCTCGGCAACATAGCCGCGCTCGCGCAGTCCGACTGGCAGGGTCGCTTGATCCTCAGGATGCCGGTGATCAGGGAATACAACGACACCGACGAGAACATCCTGGCGTTGGCGGCGTTCATGGAGGGCCTCGGGCTGTTCGAGGCGAACATCCTGCCGTTCCACCGGCTGGGGGATTCCAAGTACACGCAGCTGGGGAAAACCTACGAGTACTCCGAGGAGAAGCCCACGCCCGAAACGAAACTCGAGCACATCCAGGAGCTGTTCTTGGACCGGGGCATCGCCTGCTACGTGGCCGAGGAGGTGCTGTACTGA
- the hpdB gene encoding 4-hydroxyphenylacetate decarboxylase large subunit, whose protein sequence is MTTAEKTRKLTEILEEKGQGLNFRYGGDGSINRDEIVEREDLGYSASDRAKALLDDYYQALASTTTEWQYNFTRKWEELEGDLTVLRRAKAQAYAFAHLEPAIYPGELIVGAKTNYLRGSFGNPWLIQSFFVAKSSELYEKYKSDSNARNDIDKLAQIGAGGGNVTKDLPGAISLAGKFGLRAEEVPALNKITDYWAGKTLEEVGERISSTVPGFDVKNNLLRTATSRADSAYTIPVGRTVVSYYYPLEYGFDGMIDICDQKYLEVAGQADGDGYGGIDRMYFYQAVSIVIKGIQAWIGNYIKELDRRIPLTDDPKQQAEYEGTREVLAWIQHEPPRTFREAVQICWFTQLALVNEEVASGMSPGRLGQVLYPWYDQDIKNGRTTDEEVMEILELMRVKFTAIDLFVSTASSSVLMGNTFSNVALGGLTRDGRPANNKLDWMFLEAAERVPTTQPTLSVLWDEKLPEDFLLKAAEVVKLGNGFPAYMNCRVAQEFVLDQCAHEGMTVDQARAFAIGGCLETNAGTWKTVHVGGEEYEIPSGASGATVNGVHFISNPSVVNLVLFNGMDKRTGIQLLPPHNRALETYEEFWEQYQAYYEFIVGIQLKFGNIQHDLHRKYLPTLFGSATTPGCLDKGHDIEHRGALYNSTFFGVESTGTVNMVNSLAALKKLVYEEGTYSLDEMRDAIENNFGFYTASEIGSYSMSEQVQKPEGGEYDQILSDCLAAPKFGVGDPYADGILQEYEKWFCKFPRALRSFMDEPLYPCQISVSTHGVFGNNEVATPDGRLAGVTFADASMSAAPGTDRKGPYALFESACCWDQSQSQNSQMNMKIHPTAIKSDVGTKHLADLVRAYMVSGGFHIQFNVVDSKMLQKAKKEPENYRDLMVRVAGFTQYWVEISKPIQDEIIARTEYEGV, encoded by the coding sequence ATGACCACCGCAGAGAAAACCCGAAAGCTCACCGAGATATTGGAGGAGAAAGGCCAGGGCCTCAACTTCCGCTACGGCGGCGACGGTTCGATCAACCGCGACGAGATCGTCGAGCGCGAGGACCTGGGCTACAGCGCGTCCGACCGCGCCAAGGCCCTCTTGGACGACTACTACCAGGCGCTGGCCTCCACCACCACCGAGTGGCAGTACAACTTCACCCGCAAGTGGGAGGAGCTCGAAGGCGACCTGACCGTTCTGCGCCGCGCCAAGGCCCAGGCCTACGCGTTCGCGCACCTCGAGCCCGCCATCTACCCCGGCGAGCTCATCGTGGGCGCCAAGACCAACTACCTGCGCGGCTCGTTCGGCAATCCCTGGCTCATCCAGTCGTTCTTCGTGGCGAAGAGCTCGGAGCTCTACGAGAAGTACAAATCCGACAGCAACGCCCGCAACGACATCGACAAGCTGGCCCAGATCGGCGCCGGCGGCGGCAACGTGACGAAGGACCTGCCCGGCGCCATCTCGCTGGCCGGCAAGTTCGGCCTGCGCGCCGAGGAAGTGCCCGCCCTCAACAAGATCACCGACTACTGGGCCGGCAAGACGCTCGAAGAGGTCGGCGAGCGCATCAGCTCCACCGTGCCCGGCTTCGACGTGAAGAACAACCTGCTGCGCACGGCCACGTCGCGCGCCGATTCCGCCTACACCATTCCCGTCGGCCGCACGGTGGTGTCCTACTACTACCCGCTCGAGTACGGCTTCGACGGCATGATCGACATCTGCGACCAGAAGTACCTCGAGGTGGCCGGCCAGGCCGACGGCGACGGCTACGGCGGCATCGACCGCATGTACTTCTACCAGGCCGTCAGCATCGTCATCAAGGGCATCCAGGCCTGGATCGGCAACTACATCAAGGAGCTCGACCGGCGCATCCCCCTCACCGACGATCCGAAGCAGCAGGCCGAGTACGAGGGCACGCGCGAGGTCCTCGCCTGGATCCAGCACGAGCCGCCGCGCACGTTCCGCGAAGCCGTGCAGATCTGCTGGTTCACGCAGCTCGCGCTCGTGAACGAGGAAGTGGCCTCCGGCATGTCGCCCGGGCGCCTCGGCCAGGTGCTCTACCCGTGGTACGACCAGGACATCAAGAACGGGCGCACCACCGACGAGGAGGTCATGGAGATCCTCGAGCTCATGCGCGTGAAATTCACGGCCATCGACCTGTTCGTGTCCACCGCGTCGTCGAGCGTCCTCATGGGCAACACGTTCAGCAACGTGGCCCTGGGCGGCCTCACCCGCGACGGACGCCCGGCCAACAACAAGCTGGACTGGATGTTCCTCGAGGCCGCCGAGCGCGTCCCCACCACCCAGCCCACGCTGAGCGTGCTGTGGGACGAGAAGCTCCCCGAGGACTTCCTGCTCAAGGCCGCCGAGGTCGTGAAGCTGGGCAACGGCTTCCCCGCCTACATGAACTGCCGCGTGGCGCAGGAGTTCGTGCTCGACCAGTGCGCCCACGAGGGCATGACCGTCGACCAGGCGCGCGCCTTCGCCATCGGCGGCTGCCTGGAGACCAACGCCGGCACGTGGAAGACCGTGCACGTGGGAGGCGAGGAGTACGAGATCCCCAGCGGCGCGAGCGGCGCCACCGTCAACGGCGTGCACTTCATCTCCAACCCGTCGGTCGTGAACCTCGTGCTGTTCAACGGCATGGACAAGCGCACCGGCATCCAGCTGCTGCCCCCGCACAACCGCGCCCTCGAGACCTACGAGGAGTTCTGGGAGCAGTACCAGGCCTACTACGAGTTCATCGTGGGCATCCAGCTGAAGTTCGGCAACATCCAACATGACCTGCATCGCAAGTACCTGCCCACCCTGTTCGGCTCGGCTACGACGCCCGGATGCCTGGACAAGGGCCACGACATCGAGCACCGGGGCGCCCTGTACAACTCCACGTTCTTCGGCGTGGAATCCACCGGCACGGTGAACATGGTGAACTCGCTCGCCGCGCTCAAGAAGCTCGTCTACGAGGAGGGAACCTACTCCCTCGACGAGATGCGCGACGCCATCGAGAACAACTTCGGCTTCTACACGGCCTCCGAGATCGGCAGCTACTCGATGTCCGAGCAGGTGCAGAAGCCCGAAGGCGGCGAGTACGACCAGATCCTGAGCGATTGCCTGGCCGCGCCCAAGTTCGGCGTGGGCGACCCGTACGCCGACGGCATCCTGCAGGAGTACGAGAAGTGGTTCTGCAAGTTCCCGCGCGCGCTGCGCTCCTTCATGGACGAGCCGCTCTACCCCTGCCAGATCTCGGTTTCCACCCACGGCGTGTTCGGCAACAACGAGGTGGCCACGCCCGACGGGCGCCTCGCCGGCGTGACGTTCGCCGACGCCTCGATGTCGGCGGCGCCCGGCACCGACCGCAAGGGCCCGTACGCCCTGTTCGAGTCGGCATGCTGCTGGGACCAGAGCCAGTCGCAGAACTCGCAGATGAACATGAAGATCCACCCGACGGCCATCAAGAGCGACGTCGGCACGAAGCACCTCGCCGATCTCGTGCGCGCCTACATGGTGAGCGGCGGATTCCACATCCAGTTCAACGTCGTGGACAGCAAGATGCTCCAGAAGGCCAAGAAGGAACCCGAGAACTACCGCGACCTCATGGTTCGCGTGGCCGGGTTCACCCAGTACTGGGTCGAGATCAGCAAGCCCATCCAGGACGAGATCATCGCCCGCACCGAGTACGAAGGAGTGTAG
- the hpdC gene encoding 4-hydroxyphenylacetate decarboxylase small subunit, translating into MTQHIDCWNYQAIDVVKGVCLKHGGMVEWAGETCPAYVRKPKCETCKNFNAPDEDNIGTCTGLSDESHWTLGSRSATTCESYQE; encoded by the coding sequence ATGACACAGCATATCGATTGTTGGAACTACCAGGCGATCGACGTCGTGAAGGGCGTCTGCCTCAAGCACGGCGGCATGGTGGAGTGGGCCGGCGAGACGTGCCCGGCCTACGTGCGCAAGCCGAAGTGCGAGACGTGCAAGAACTTCAACGCGCCGGATGAGGACAACATCGGCACATGCACCGGCCTGTCCGACGAGTCCCACTGGACGCTGGGCAGCAGGTCGGCGACCACGTGCGAGAGCTACCAAGAGTAG